Within the Thermodesulfobacteriota bacterium genome, the region ATCATCAAACACAAAAACCTTATTGCGTTAACGGTCGGTCGCTTCAACAAGTTTTTAAGTAGAAACAAGTAAATTTTTTCGCTGCGTAGGATATCATATTATTTAAAAATTGTCCAGAATTCTAAATATTTGACAGATTTACTGGATGGACCCAATTTATTTGATGTATGGAATGCAACCTGCCTGGCTGAATAGTTGTAATTTTTGCACCGGTTATTTTTTGCGGAAGTTTCTGATGATAAGATTCTGCGCTTTGGACGAAATGGGGGTCCAGGCTTCGCCTTCGGCTACGCCCGGCAAGCAACTGGTTTCACAAAACAGGCGGCCATTGTCGCCGATATTTCTATACCTTACAGGACCGCCTGACTGATCTCCATATTTTGTTATACCATAGCTTCATGCGTTTTGGTTGTCTGCATATCCTGCACCGGTAAGATGCGACGTTCAATATCAGACCAAATATTGCGCTTAACGACTCTTAAATCATGTTCAGACTGGAGATTCAGCCAAAATTGTGCCTCAATTTTAAAGTAACACTGCAATCTTAAAGCGGTATCTGCTGTAATAGCACGTTTGCCATTGACGATTCCACTTATCCTGTTGGGAGGAACAGCAAGATCTCGTGCAAGTCTATTTATGCTAATACCCATTGGTTCCATAAAATCTTCCCGCAGAATTTCGCCCGGGGTAATAGGATCGAGTAATTCTTTTGTATTCATCTTTACACCTCAATGATAATCTAAAATTTTAACGTTATAAGCATTATTGTCTTGCCACTCGAAACAAACACGCCATTTTTTGTTAATGCTGATAGCATATTGCCCTTTTCTGTCTCCTCCCAAGGCATGGAATTTGTTTCCTGGATTTAGCTTTAAGGCATCCAGACTTGGAGCAGCATGTAAAACCATTAACCGTTTTCTTGCCTGCCGTTCAAAAGATTGGAAACGTCTCACTCGTTGGTCATTGAATAATTTCTCTGTATCTCGGCAGGAAAACGACTTAATCATTAACAGATGGTATTACGTGACGGGTATTATGTCAAGCGGATTATTTCCATGGGGGTTTAATACTTTAGAGCTATTGCACAAAAAGGCAGCCAGGATATTTCGAAATAGCGCAAAATTTTGATAGCTGTTTTGCCGCACAGTGCTTTTTTGATAAATTTTTAACATATCGATATCATAGATAAACAGGTATGGTTGATAAGATTGGTGTCTTATCTCTATCCTACCAGACTGTTACCCAAATTGTGAAGAAACAAACATAGGCGGATTTACAATACGCTCCAGCAAGTGAAATACAAAGGCAGTCTTTGAATTTTTCAATAGCCGGTTGCAGATACCGGCTTTAAAATATTTTACCGGGGTTCAGGATATTGGTGGGATCGAACAGCTTTTTTATTTTTTTCATCCATTCAAGGCTGTGGCCATGTTCATCAGCCATATACTTCTTTTTCCCAATGCCCACGCCATGTTCTCCGGTGGCGGTACCGCCAAGTGATAAAGCTGCTGCAACCATTTCATGGCTGATATTGTCTATCAAATCCCAATCTTTTTGGTTTTGCTTTTTCCCTGCAAGGCAAAGATGGATATTCCCGTCCCCGGCATGGCTAAACGCATAACCGGTCAATCCTGCCGCATCTGTCATTTCACGCGCTTTAGAAATCATGTTGGCATATCCTGTTATGGGGACAGCCACGTCCAGTATTTGTACATTGCAGTCCGGATGATTTTGAAAGATCATTTCCGCCAATTCATGTCGTGCTTCAAACAGGCGATCCCTTTCATCTCTGCCCAAACCGGAACGAAATTCGCTACAACCTGAATCATGACAAATCTCTTGAGCCATTTTAAGCGTTTCTGAAAGATAGGTCACCGAAGGACCGTGAAACTCGATAAAAAGAGTCGGGGCTTCAGTCAGCCCAAGTCCCTTTTTATTATTGATCAATTCAATACACTCCGTACTTAAAAGTTCCAATGCCGCCGGATCGAGCCCGTATCTTCTGATCTGATACACCGCTTTTCCTGCATCAGTAATGTTTGGAAAGCTCACAATGGCTGCAGAAAATTCCTGGGGAAGACCGGTCAGTTTCACGGTGGCCTCAACCACAATCCCCAGAGTCCCTTCCGAACCCACAAACAGGTGAATCAAATCATATCCTGAAGATGTTTTTGACGCCCGGGTGCCGGTTTCAATATAGCTGCCGTCGGCAAGCACAATGGAAAGTCGTATCACATAATCCTTGGCAGATCCGTAGTGAACCGTCCTTGTTCCGCTGGAATTATTGGCGATGATACCCCCAATGGTTGCCCGCGCGCCAGGATCAGGAGGGAAAAACAGCCCTGAATATTTCAATTTTTCATTCAGATCCTGATAAATAACCCCCGGCTCCACATCTGCCTGGAAATCCTTTGCTCTGATATCGATAATCCTGTTCATTTGAGAAAAATCGAGAACGATCCCGCCGCTCACAGGAATCGGGTTTCCTTCCAGACTTGAACCCGATCCCCATCCGGTGATGGGTAGGCGGTTTTTATGGGCATATTTTAAAATTTCCGCTACCTCAAACCTGTCAACAGGCCATATGACCGCTTCAGGCATGGATGGCGGATGATGAGACTGGTCCTTTGAATGGAGATTCAGATTGGATTCCCCGGTGGAAAAACGATCTTTTGCCACGATCTTTTGGAGATCTTTCTTATGCGTTGAAGTTAAACGATTATAATTCATTTATCACACCAGTTAAAGTAAAGGGTTTAGATCAGGAAAGGCGATCCGCCTGAGATGGATGAACCGCCGACAACCAAATATTTAGCGCTTTGGTTTTGGAAAAGATCCAACAGGGCTTTGGGGTTGCATTCAAAACCGCCACATAACATACTAATATAACAACCGCTTTAAAGCAATGACAAATAATTCAGGATTATCTCCAAAAGAGTTGGATTGATCCTATAGGGTCAAGTGAAATACATCTCCTAGGAGAATCGAAAAAGAACTTCTTCAAAATTCTTTACTTTTCCTCTGTGGAATTCGATCCCTTCATCTTTGAGCATGTTTATCTTTTTCCGTATCGCAGTTCCCGATGTCTTTCCTTGAAATCCCCCAATCCGACCGGATGTGGCAATAACCCGGTGTCAGGGCACCTCGGGCGCATATGGATTTTTTCGCATGGCCTGCCCGACCCCGCGATATGCTCTGGTTTTCAGCGCGTGGGCAATTTCTTTATAGGTCGTTACACGCCCTTTAGGCACCTTCCTTAAAAGATCGTATGCTTTTTCAGCAAAGGTTTTCATTTTTTCCTCCCCTCTTCATCGGTATAATAAGAGCGTCCGCTCCCTCTATACGGCATTTTCGATATTTGTGATATGCGTTGGCGGCTCTCAGGCAGATTCTTTCGCCATTTTCGTTATTAACCCAGCTATCTAAAGCTGCTTTTAATGTATAAGCTTCTGCTACCAGAAAGCCTGTGGTTAAAAATAAAGGGTTTGAAGCTGTCTTTCATATTGGCTCAAAATAAGATTTACTTTTGCAAGCGAATACCATGACGTCAACATTTTTATTTGATTTTTTTAATCTGAATAGATGGGAATGTTCAATCTATGGCCGACCTGATAGGATCGCTGAGCCCGCCGGCTTGTGCCAAAATCGGGAAAAAGGAGTGTCTGGTTATGGACTCAATAAATGGAGACGTAACACAGACATACTTCTGGTGCCCAAGGGTGCTTGCTTTTAGCCAAATCATAGCAAAATCCATCTTGACATAAGATCGTGCATAAGGTAAAATAAATTCACTTGTTTATATGAGAATAGACTTTTGGTTTTAGCACCCGCTACGGATTGGGTTTCAAGCGGTTATCGGGTGCAATTTTAATTTTTCCTGCTTCGATATCAAAAAGGGAATTGTTATCATTTTGAAGGAGAAGAAGATGATACGCCATCGATCTTTTTTCTTGATCCTCATCATGTCACTTCTGATATCGGTCCTGCAGATGGCCTCCAACACTTTTGCCAACCCGCTTTCCGAAGCTCTCATTAAAGCGACAGAGTTAGGTGATCTGGCCAAGGTAAGAGAACTCCTCGGCCGCGGCGCAAATGTTAATTTTTCTGATAGGTCTGGTTGGACCGCTTTAATCAAAGCCGCACATAACGGCCACACCGACATCGCTCAAGAGTTGATTGCTAAAGGTGCCGATGTAAATATAAAGGAAAAAGCAGGGTGGTCTGCGCTGATGCAGGCAGCACAGTTTGGACATGTGAAAATCACCCAAATGCTGTTGGCAAAAAAGGCCAGAGTCAACGAACAAAGCATCCACGGCTCCACTGCCCTGATGTTTGCGTCTAACAACGGACATGCCGATGTTGTCACCGACCTGTTGAAATATGACGCTCTGGTAAATACCAAAGACCGCTCAGGCACCACGGCATTAATGTTTGCCGCCCTCGATGGTTATGATACGGTGGTTAGAAAACTGATCGAGCATTCGGCAGACCTAAATATCCAAAACGACTCCGGAGAAACCGCCTTGATTTATGCGGTCAAATTCGGCCATGAATATGTCGCACGCATACTGATTGATCATTGCGCCAATCTAAAAATAAAGGACGCTGACGGTCTCACTGCTTTGGACTATGCCAAACAGAACAACAATTCCCGAATCACTCAACTGATAATGAATGCAAAACCATGTAATTAGAGGTGGTTTTGTTATTGGTTAGTTATTGCCCGCGCGTTCTTCTGATACTAACTGTCTCTCCACCAATGCCCCAATTATCGGTTTGAACCTCATCTATCACCACAACGGTTGTTTGAGGATTTTTCCCCAGAACATTTCGCAGCAAATCAGTGGTTCCTTTTATTAATGCTGCTTTTTTCTGTGGAGTTACCCCCTCATTGGTTATTTTGATGTTAACGTATGGC harbors:
- a CDS encoding 4-oxalocrotonate tautomerase family protein; this encodes MPYVNIKITNEGVTPQKKAALIKGTTDLLRNVLGKNPQTTVVVIDEVQTDNWGIGGETVSIRRTRGQ
- a CDS encoding MGMT family protein, translating into MKTFAEKAYDLLRKVPKGRVTTYKEIAHALKTRAYRGVGQAMRKNPYAPEVP
- a CDS encoding ankyrin repeat domain-containing protein, with protein sequence MIRHRSFFLILIMSLLISVLQMASNTFANPLSEALIKATELGDLAKVRELLGRGANVNFSDRSGWTALIKAAHNGHTDIAQELIAKGADVNIKEKAGWSALMQAAQFGHVKITQMLLAKKARVNEQSIHGSTALMFASNNGHADVVTDLLKYDALVNTKDRSGTTALMFAALDGYDTVVRKLIEHSADLNIQNDSGETALIYAVKFGHEYVARILIDHCANLKIKDADGLTALDYAKQNNNSRITQLIMNAKPCN
- a CDS encoding FAD-binding oxidoreductase, whose protein sequence is MNYNRLTSTHKKDLQKIVAKDRFSTGESNLNLHSKDQSHHPPSMPEAVIWPVDRFEVAEILKYAHKNRLPITGWGSGSSLEGNPIPVSGGIVLDFSQMNRIIDIRAKDFQADVEPGVIYQDLNEKLKYSGLFFPPDPGARATIGGIIANNSSGTRTVHYGSAKDYVIRLSIVLADGSYIETGTRASKTSSGYDLIHLFVGSEGTLGIVVEATVKLTGLPQEFSAAIVSFPNITDAGKAVYQIRRYGLDPAALELLSTECIELINNKKGLGLTEAPTLFIEFHGPSVTYLSETLKMAQEICHDSGCSEFRSGLGRDERDRLFEARHELAEMIFQNHPDCNVQILDVAVPITGYANMISKAREMTDAAGLTGYAFSHAGDGNIHLCLAGKKQNQKDWDLIDNISHEMVAAALSLGGTATGEHGVGIGKKKYMADEHGHSLEWMKKIKKLFDPTNILNPGKIF
- a CDS encoding HigA family addiction module antitoxin; this encodes MNTKELLDPITPGEILREDFMEPMGISINRLARDLAVPPNRISGIVNGKRAITADTALRLQCYFKIEAQFWLNLQSEHDLRVVKRNIWSDIERRILPVQDMQTTKTHEAMV
- a CDS encoding type II toxin-antitoxin system RelE/ParE family toxin, whose protein sequence is MIKSFSCRDTEKLFNDQRVRRFQSFERQARKRLMVLHAAPSLDALKLNPGNKFHALGGDRKGQYAISINKKWRVCFEWQDNNAYNVKILDYH